One segment of Mastomys coucha isolate ucsf_1 unplaced genomic scaffold, UCSF_Mcou_1 pScaffold23, whole genome shotgun sequence DNA contains the following:
- the LOC116072866 gene encoding olfactory receptor 8B3-like: YNLVMSSKLCLNLMLVSYFIAFSESVAHTVCIMRLTFCDANKINHYFCDIPPLLQLSCTTTYINKLVVFVASSINIIVPISTILISYGFILSSMFHIHSSEGRSKAFSTCSSHIIATFLFFGSGAFMYFQSSSAGYMDKGKISSVFYTHVIPMINPLLYSLRNKDIKVALRKTLSKRNL, encoded by the coding sequence TATAATCTTGTCATGTCATCTAAATTATGTTTGAACCTAATGCTTGTTTCCTACTTTATTGCGTTTTCTGAATCTGTAGCTCACACTGTTTGTATAATGAGACTGACCTTCTGTGATGCCAACAAAATCAATCACTACTTCTGTGATATTCCCCCTTTACTCCAGCTTTCCTGTACGACCACATATATCAACAAGCTTGTAGTTTTTGTTGCTTCTAGCATCAATATCATCGTTCCCATTTCAACTATATTGATTTCCTATGGTTTTATTCTCTCCAGCATGTTCCACATCCATTCTTCTGAGGGCAGGTCCAAAGCTTTCAGCACCTGTAGCTCACACATCATTGCTACTTTTCTATTCTTTGGTTCAGGTGCATTTATGTATTTCCAATCCTCCTCAGCTGGGTATATGGACAAAGGAAAgatctcttctgtcttttatacTCACGTGATACCCATGATAAATCCTCTACTGTATAGCTTGAGGAACAAAGACATTAAAGTTGCCCTAAGAAAAACCTTGAGCAAGAGGAACCTTTGA
- the LOC116072361 gene encoding olfactory receptor 8B3-like, protein MNSGNVSLVTEFILVGLTDLPYLQIPLFFVFLAMYLVTALGNLSLIILTVLNSHLHTPMYFFLFNLSFVDLCYSSVFTPQMLMNFIIKKNAISYMECMTQLYFSCFFVISECYVLTSMAYDRYVAICKPLLYNLVMSSKLCLNLMLVSYFIAFSESVAHTTCMLRLTFCDANTINYYFCDIPPLLQLSCTTTYVNEVVIFVVGSINIIVPTSTIFVSYGFILSSIFRISSSEGRSKAFSTCSSHIIATFLFFGSGAIRYFKPSSDGSMDLGKISSVFYTNVIPMINPLLYSLRNKDIKVALRKTLSKRKF, encoded by the coding sequence ATGAACTCAGGAAATGTCTCTTTGGTGACTGAATTCATTTTGGTAGGATTAACTGACCTGCCTTATCTACAAATACCCCTGTTCTTTGTGTTTCTGGCAATGTACctggtcacagcattgggaaatTTATCTTTGATAATACTAACTGTGCTGAATTCTCACCTTCACACCCCtatgtacttttttctctttaacttgTCCTTTGTAGACCTCTGTTATTCTTCAGTGTTCACTCCACAAATGCTGATGaactttataataaaaaagaatgcaatTTCTTACATGGAATGTATGACCCAACtctatttctcttgtttttttgttatttctgagtGTTATGTGTTGACTTCAATGGCCTATgatcgctatgtggccatctgtaaaCCACTGTTGTATAATCTTGTCATGTCATCTAAATTATGTTTGAACCTAATGCTTGTTTCCTACTTTATTGCATTTTCTGAGTCTGTAGCTCACACTACTTGCATGCTGAGACTGACCTTCTGTGATGCCAACACCATCAACTACTACTTCTGTGATATTCCCCCTTTGCTTCAGCTCTCCTGTACAACCACATATGTCAATGAagttgtcatttttgttgttgggaGTATCAATATCATTGTTCCTACTTCAACTATATTTGTCTCCTATGGTTTTATTCTTTCCAGCATCTTTCGCATCAGTTCTTCTGAAGGCAGGTCCAAAGCTTTCAGCACCTGTAGCTCACACATTAttgctacttttcttttctttggctcaGGTGCAATCAGGTATTTCAAACCCTCCTCAGATGGGTCTATGGACTTAGGAAAaatctcttctgtcttttatacCAATGTGATCCCCATGATAAATCCTCTACTCTATAGCTTGAGGAACAAAGACATTAAAGTTGCCCTGAGGAAAACCCTGAGCAAGAGGAAGTTTTGA
- the LOC116072161 gene encoding olfactory receptor 147-like, translating to MKYFCLPRFSMISMLAGNGSLVTEFILAGLTDHPELQLPLFYLFLMIYIITVVGNFGLIILIGFNPHLYTPMYYFLFNLSFIDLCYSSVSSPKMLMNFVSEKNSISYEGCMTQLFFFLFFVISECYMLTSMAYDRYVAICNPLLYKVTMSPQICSVLSFASYGMGFAGASAHTGCMLRLTFCNANVINFYLCDILPLLQLSCTSTYVNELVVLIVVGINITVPSCTILISYVFIVANILNIKSTQGRSKAFSTCSSHIMAISLFFGSGAFMYLNHSGSMDQGKISSVFYTNVVPMLNPLIYSLRNKDVKIALKKVMVKVHSRFIS from the coding sequence atgaaatatttttgtctaCCCAGATTTTCAATGATAAGCATGCTGGCTGGCAATGGGTCCCTTGTGACTGAGTTTATTCTTGCTGGTTTGACAGATCATCCAGAGCTCCAGCTGCCTCTCTTTTACTTGTTTCTAATGATCTACATTATCACAGTGGTGGGAAACTTTGGCTTGATTATCCTGATTGGCTTCAATCCTCATCTGTACACCCCTATGTACTATTTCCTCTTCAACCTCTCCTTCATTGATCTCTGCTACTCTTCTGTGTCCAGTCCCAAAATGCTGATGAACTTTGTCTCTGAGAAGAATTCCATCTCCTATGAGGGATGCATGActcagctgtttttctttctcttttttgtcatCTCTGAATGCTACATGTTGACCTCAATGGCCTATgatcgctatgtggccatctgtaatCCACTACTGTATAAGGTCACAATGTCCCCTCAGATCTGCTCTGTGCTATCATTTGCTTCTTATGGGATGGGGTTTGCTGGAGCCTCTGCCCACACAGGCTGCATGCTCAGACTGACCTTCTGCAATGCCAATGTCATCAACTTTTATTTGTGTGacattctccctctcctccaactTTCCTGCACCAGTACCTATGTCAATGAGCTCGTGGTACTCATAGTTGTGGGTATTAACATCACCGTTCCCAGCTGTACCATTCTCATTTCCTATGTTTTCATCGTTGCCAACATTCTAAACATCAAATCCACGCAAGGAAGATCAAAAGCCTTCAGCACCTGTAGTTCTCACATCATGGCAATTTCTCTGTTTTTTGGGTCAGGGGCATTCATGTACCTTAATCATTCTGGATCTATGGATCAGGGAAAAATTTCATCTGTTTTCTACACTAATGTGGTTCCCATGCTCAACCCTCTGATCTACAGTTTGAGGAACAAGGATGTTAAAATAGCACTGAAGAAAGTTATGGTTAAAGTCCACAGCAGGTTCATATCCTGA